CCAGCAGCATGTCGACCAGGCGGATCAAAGGCAGCCCTATCAGGCTGGTCGCATCCGACCCTTCGGTGCTCTGAAACAGGCTCACGCCCAGCCCCTCTGCCTTGAAGCTGCCGGCACAGTCATATGGCTGCTCGATCCGCAGGTAGCGTTCGATTCGCTCAACGCTCAGTTCGCGCATGTGCACGGTAAAGGGTACGCAGTCGACCTGGCAGTGCCCTGTCTCGGTATTCAGCAGTGCCAGGCCGGTCAGGAAGCTGACCTGTTTGCCACTGGCCGCCAGCAACTGCTCGCGGGCGTTCTCGAAGGTGTGGGGTTTGCCGATGATCCGCCCGTTCAGTGCCGCCACCTGATCCGAGCCGATAATCAAATGCCCGGGATGGCTTGCCGCGAGGGCGCGGGCTTTCTGTTCGGCCAGGCGTTTGACCAGCTCTACGGCGGGCTCATTTTCGTGATGGCTTTCATCGATATCCGGCGAGCTGCAGATGAACGGCAAGTGCAGGCGGCTCAGCAATTCCCGGCGATAAACCGAGCTGGATGCAAGTAATAAAGGCAGCATGGGCGTCTCCTCAAGGCAGCGGGGGATTCTAGCGGCGTGACCGGCTGACGCACAGGGCTGAATTTCCTTTGACATGGCTGGGTGCATCCCTATAATGCTGCGCCTATGTTGAATGACCCGATTCCACCTCACGTTGACCCGCGCAAATTGGCTGATCGTGGCACTTCCCTTCAAGGTGAATTGCTGCTGGCCGATTTGGAGAGACTCTGCGACCCGCTTTCCGACACTGTCGGTACGGTGCAGGCCAAATTCGTTTTTGAACGAGATGAACGTAAGTCTGTGGTAATCCACAGTTTTATCGACACCGAAGTCAAAATGGTTTGCCAGCGTTGTCTTGAGCTGGTCACCCTGCCGATTCACAGCGAATGCAGTTACGCTGTGGTGAAGGAGGGTGCGAATACCCAGTCGTTGCCGAAAGGTTATGACGTGCTGGAACTGGGCGAAGATCCTTTGGATCTGCATGCACTGATCGAGGAAGAGCTTCTGCTCGCCTTGCCCATTGTGCCTGCTCATCATCCGGAAGAATGCCAGCAGCCGGAGGGTCTCGATGACGAGGCCGAGCCGAGCGAGGACGAGGTAACGCGGTCCAACCCGTTCAGTGTATTGGCGCAGTTAAAGCGTGACCCAAACGTTTAGGAGTTAATCAATTATGGCTGTTCAGCAGAACAAAAAATCCCGCTCCGCCCGTGACATGCGTCGTTCGCACGACGCTCTCGAGGCTAGCACCCTGTCCGTAGAAAAGACCACCGGTGAAGTTCACCTGCGTCACCACGTATCGCCAGAAGGCGTATACCGTGGCCGTAAAGTGATCGACAAGGGCGCTGACGAGTAATCACTTGTCTGCTCTAGTCATCGCGATTGACGCAATGGGCGGGGACTTCGGTCCCCGCAGCATTGTTCAGGCCAGCATTGCCAGCCTGTCTGCCACACCCTCGTTGCACCTGACCCTTGTCGGTCAACCCTCCCTTCTTGAAGAACTGATTGCCAGCCATCCGGCGGTGGATCGCGCGCGCCTGACGATTACGCCGGCCAGCGAAACCATCAGCATGGATGACAAGCCGGCGGCAGCCCTGCGCGGCAAGCCTGACTCTTCAATGCGGGTGGCTCTTGAGTTGTTGCGTGATGGCAAGGCGCAAGCCTGTGTCAGTGCCGGCAATACCGGGGCCTTGATGGCGTTGTCGCGGCATGTGCTCAAGACACTGCCGGGGATTGATCGGCCGGCGATGGTCGCGGCGATTCCAACGCAGCAAGGCTATTGCCAGCTGCTGGACCTGGGCGCGAATGTCGATTGTACTGCCGAGCATTTGCTGCAGTTCGCCGTGATGGGGTCGGTGGCCGCGCAAGCGCTGGGTGTGGCTCGACCGCGAGTGGCTTTACTGAATATCGGTACCGAAGACATCAAGGGCAACCAGCAGGTCAAGCTTGCGGCCACTTTGTTGCAAGGTGCGCCGGGCTTGAACTACATCGGTTTTATCGAAGGTGACGGTCTGTACCGGGGTGAAGCGGATGTGGTGGTGTGCGACGGTTTTGTCGGCAATATCCTGCTTAAGTCCAGCGAAGGGCTGGCGACCATGATTGCCACGCGTATCGAGGCGTTGTTCAAGCAGAACCTGGCGTCGCGCATGGTGGGCGCGCTGGCGCTGCCGTTGATGAAGCGCTTGCAGGCTGACCTGGCGCCGGCGCGGCATAACGGCGCGAGTTTTCTCGGCCTGCAGGGCATTGTGGTGAAAAGCCATGGTTCGGCGGGTGTGGAAGGCTTTCAAAGTGCGATTGCGCGGGCTGTGATCGAGATCCAGGAAAACCTGCCGCAACGCTTGCACGGCCGTCTTGAGGACTTGTTGCCTTAGGCGAATCGGCCCGGGAGTGCTTAAATGTGACCGGCCAGTTCAATTGACCATCCAATCTGTCAGTTTCGTACGCTCCCACCCGTCTTAAGATCGGGGGCGCGCATTTTTGACGACCAGATCATTAGGGGCTTGTTACATGTCTACATCCCTCGCATTCGTCTTTCCAGGGCAGGGTTCGCAGTCCCTCGGCATGTTGGCCGAGCTGGGCGCGCAACATCCGTTGATCCTGGAAACTTTCAAGGAAGCTTCCGATGCCCTGGGTTACGACCTGTGGGCGCTGACCCAGCAAGGGCCGGAAGAGCAACTCAATCAAACCGACAAAACCCAGCCAGCTATCCTGACGGCTTCGATCGCCCTGTGGCGCTTGTGGCTGGCGGAAGGTGGCGCGCGCCCGGCTTACGTGGCCGGTCATAGCCTGGGCGAGTACAGCGCCCTGGTGGCGGCGGGCAGCCTGACCCTCGGTGAGGCGGTGAAGCTGGTCGAACGTCGTGGCCAGCTGATGCAGGAAGCCGTTCCGGCCGGGCAGGGCGGCATGGCCGCAATCCTGGGGCTGGACGATGCCGTGGTGATCGAAGCCTGCGCCGAAGCGGCGCAGGGCGAAGTGGTCAGCGCGGTGAACTTCAACTCCCCGGGCCAGGTGGTGATCGCCGGCGCCAAGGCGGCGGTCGAGCGCGCCATCGAAGGCTGCAAGGCCCGTGGTGCCAAGCGTGCGCTGCCGTTGCCGGTAAGCGTGCCATCGCACTGCGAGCTGATGCGCCCGGCGGCCGAGCGTTTTGCCGAGTCCATCGCCGCCATTAACTGGCAAGCGCCGCAGATCCCGCTGGTGCAGAACGTCAGCGCAGCCGTGGCTGCCGACCTCGACACCCTCAAGCGCGACCTGCTGGAACAGCTCTACAAGCCCGTACGCTGGGTTGAATCGGTTCAGACCCTGGCCGCCAATGGCGCCACCGAACTGGTCGAGTGCGGCCCGGGTAAAGTCCTGGCCGGCCTGAACAAACGCTGCGCCGACGGTGTGTCGACCGCCAACCTGAATACCCCGGATGCCTTCGCTGCCGCTCGCGCGGCACTGGCCTGATTCCCGCACTTAGGAGAAGCCTGCATGAGTCTGCAAGGTAAAGTTGCACTGGTTACCGGCGCAAGCCGTGGCATTGGCCAGGCGATCGCCCTGGAACTGGGCCGTCAGGGCGCCGTTGTAATCGGCACCGCCACTTCCGCTTCGGGCGCCGAGCGTATCGCCGCGACCCTGAAGGAAAACGGCGTTCAAGGCACTGGCCTTGAGCTGAACGTCACCAGCGATGAGTCCGTGGCTGCCGTACTGGCCGAAATCAGCGCACAGTTCGGTGCGCCGGCTATTCTGGTGAATAACGCCGGTATCACCCGCGACAATCTGATGATGCGCATGAAAGACGACGAGTGGTACGACGTGGTCGACACCAACTTGAACAGTCTGTTTCGCCTGTCCAAGGGCGTTTTGCGCGGCATGACCAAGGCGCGTTGGGGTCGAATTATCAATATTGGCTCCGTAGTGGGTGCCATGGGCAACGCAGGCCAAGTAAACTACGCAGCCGCCAAGGCCGGTCTGGAAGGTTTCAGCCGTGCTCTGGCGCGTGAAGTCGGCTCGCGGTCGATTACGGTCAACTCGGTGGCCCCAGGGTTCATCGACACCGATATGACCCGCGAACTGCCGGAGGCACAGCGTGAAGGCTTGCTGACGCAGATTCCGCTGGGCCGTCTGGGCCAGGCTCAAGAGATCGCGAATGTGGTCACTTTCCTGGCATCCGACGGTGCGGCATACGTGACTGGGGCTACAATCCCGGTGAACGGCGGGATGTACATGAGCTAAATTGTGACGGATCGCTTCAAAAAAATGTCATACGAGCTGTCTAAAATCCGTTATAAAGCTGCAACTTAATTTATAGGCAGGTGGCGGACCGGGTACAGGGTGAAGCTTTCAGTTGAAAAGCTGAAATGGCTTTCTATACACTTACCCACTGGCCAGCTGCCTGAATTTGTCCATTAGGAGTTAAACAAGGTATGAGCACCATCGAAGAGCGCGTCAAGAAAATCGTCGCCGAGCAACTGGGCGTTAAAGAAGAAGAAGTGGTCAACACTGCTTCCTTCGTAGAAGACCTGGGTGCCGATTCCCTTGACACCGTTGAGCTGGTGATGGCTCTGGAAGAGGAATTCGAGACCGAAATCCCGGACGAAGAAGCTGAAAAAATCACTACTGTTCAAGCTGCTATCGACTACGTTACTAGCCACCAGGCGTAATAGTTTGTAGTCGTCGCTTGCTGTTAGGGAAAAACCGCACTGCTGTAACGGCGTGCGGTTTTTTCTTTAGCCCTGATGAAAAGTAAGCGCTGAAGCAAAAGTGTCGTCATTAGAAAAAGGAGAGTGCTGTGTCGCGTAGACGCGTCGTAGTCACCGGTATGGGTATGTTGTCGCCACTGGGCACGGATGTGCCGAGCAGTTGGCAGGGCATTCTGGCTGGCCGCAGTGGTATTGGTCTGATCGAACACACGGACCTTTCTGCCTATTCCACCCGTTTTGGCGGCTCGGTAAAGGGCTTCAATGTC
The genomic region above belongs to Pseudomonas poae and contains:
- a CDS encoding Maf family protein, which codes for MLPLLLASSSVYRRELLSRLHLPFICSSPDIDESHHENEPAVELVKRLAEQKARALAASHPGHLIIGSDQVAALNGRIIGKPHTFENAREQLLAASGKQVSFLTGLALLNTETGHCQVDCVPFTVHMRELSVERIERYLRIEQPYDCAGSFKAEGLGVSLFQSTEGSDATSLIGLPLIRLVDMLLAEGVQIP
- a CDS encoding YceD family protein, which encodes MLNDPIPPHVDPRKLADRGTSLQGELLLADLERLCDPLSDTVGTVQAKFVFERDERKSVVIHSFIDTEVKMVCQRCLELVTLPIHSECSYAVVKEGANTQSLPKGYDVLELGEDPLDLHALIEEELLLALPIVPAHHPEECQQPEGLDDEAEPSEDEVTRSNPFSVLAQLKRDPNV
- the rpmF gene encoding 50S ribosomal protein L32, whose protein sequence is MAVQQNKKSRSARDMRRSHDALEASTLSVEKTTGEVHLRHHVSPEGVYRGRKVIDKGADE
- the plsX gene encoding phosphate acyltransferase PlsX, which produces MSALVIAIDAMGGDFGPRSIVQASIASLSATPSLHLTLVGQPSLLEELIASHPAVDRARLTITPASETISMDDKPAAALRGKPDSSMRVALELLRDGKAQACVSAGNTGALMALSRHVLKTLPGIDRPAMVAAIPTQQGYCQLLDLGANVDCTAEHLLQFAVMGSVAAQALGVARPRVALLNIGTEDIKGNQQVKLAATLLQGAPGLNYIGFIEGDGLYRGEADVVVCDGFVGNILLKSSEGLATMIATRIEALFKQNLASRMVGALALPLMKRLQADLAPARHNGASFLGLQGIVVKSHGSAGVEGFQSAIARAVIEIQENLPQRLHGRLEDLLP
- the fabD gene encoding ACP S-malonyltransferase, giving the protein MSTSLAFVFPGQGSQSLGMLAELGAQHPLILETFKEASDALGYDLWALTQQGPEEQLNQTDKTQPAILTASIALWRLWLAEGGARPAYVAGHSLGEYSALVAAGSLTLGEAVKLVERRGQLMQEAVPAGQGGMAAILGLDDAVVIEACAEAAQGEVVSAVNFNSPGQVVIAGAKAAVERAIEGCKARGAKRALPLPVSVPSHCELMRPAAERFAESIAAINWQAPQIPLVQNVSAAVAADLDTLKRDLLEQLYKPVRWVESVQTLAANGATELVECGPGKVLAGLNKRCADGVSTANLNTPDAFAAARAALA
- the fabG gene encoding 3-oxoacyl-ACP reductase FabG, with the translated sequence MSLQGKVALVTGASRGIGQAIALELGRQGAVVIGTATSASGAERIAATLKENGVQGTGLELNVTSDESVAAVLAEISAQFGAPAILVNNAGITRDNLMMRMKDDEWYDVVDTNLNSLFRLSKGVLRGMTKARWGRIINIGSVVGAMGNAGQVNYAAAKAGLEGFSRALAREVGSRSITVNSVAPGFIDTDMTRELPEAQREGLLTQIPLGRLGQAQEIANVVTFLASDGAAYVTGATIPVNGGMYMS
- the acpP gene encoding acyl carrier protein; translated protein: MSTIEERVKKIVAEQLGVKEEEVVNTASFVEDLGADSLDTVELVMALEEEFETEIPDEEAEKITTVQAAIDYVTSHQA